The Choloepus didactylus isolate mChoDid1 chromosome 7, mChoDid1.pri, whole genome shotgun sequence genome segment atatttggagaccatttCTTTAAACAATGGTCTCCACTGATCATTAATTTCATGCTTCCTCCCCATCCACATGCTTAAGCCATTTCAAACCAATTTAATTCCTAATGACACTATGATGATTTTAGAATATAGTTACATTATTCCTGAATGTCATGTATCTAGGAGAGTTCAACATCCTGGGAAACTAAAGAGAATGCTAAGATTTCTGCAACCACTTACTGGCTGGGAAGTATCTAGGAATCAGAGCGGACCTCTCCAAATGCAAACATTATAAAGTTTGAGTACCTTAGTATGCCAGAGGggctatgacaaatacctcacTCTGAATGTATCAtatcacagttttggaagctttCAGTCCAAAACCAAGGTCTCAACAATCcaggctttctcctggagtctgtagcatcctggggctggcttggtgcaatctctggggttcctttgcttgaatctctgcctccatctcataGGGCAAGCAAAACACAAAGTTGATCTTCAAAATCCTATCACTTTCCCTAATATATCTGTAGGTATCATTCTCACTAGTGCATAAGGGTTCCTTTTGCATTTGCACTACAAATCCTTATGTTGTCTGGCATTATGACTCATGTGAAGTGGTGGCTCAGATTTgtgtaatttgcatttctcagatTAGTAACAATTTTGAACATCTCTATGAGGACACTTTTTTGTCAGCTATTTGAGTTTTGCCTTCTATTAATCTGCCTATGTTTATCCTTCATACATTTTCTTAACTAAGATACTGTATTTTTCTTATCCATTTGTAGAAGTTGCATATATAATTACAAATCATTGTTTACATACCTTTTAATTATCCCAAATACCTTTCAATAATCTGTCATCTATGCATTACTTCAATATGAAGTCTTTCCTTAAAAAGATATCCTTAATTTTATCATAATAATATCCATAATTTCTCAGGTTATGATTCTCTGGATTGTATATTTTTAGGTTTGTTTAATAACAGTTAATAATAAGTCACTCCCCACTATTAGGCCACAAAGAtattctcatatatttttatattaactgtgagttttaacttttgttttgtaAGCCATCCAAAGATTTTTGCCAGTGAAACATGTGTTGTATATGTGTGCAGGCATGCACAtatctgtgtgtgcatgcatgaagCTAAAACACAATTTTTGTGGATCCAAGAACTTATTTATAGACTATTATGAAAGAGAAGTTGATGAAAAAGAAGTGAACATGTTATACAGTATAAAAAGAGAGAATTGCAAATTCCTTAAATCTTTTGAGAATTGTTAAAGGCAAACCATTCATACCACACAAGAATTATGTAAATTTCTTATCACTTCCTAAAGAATAGGCAATGTTTTTCTAAAGTCATTTCCACAGAAAATGGCATGTTTTCCACATTTTGTGCAAAATGATCCATTGGGGTACAGAAAGAACATACTAGAAGTTTCATATACATTAATTTTCAATCTTTTATAATTTATCTTTCAGTTTACATTCTACAAaggatataaatatattcatacaGTAATACATACATATGATTTGTATATAAAGTTATTGATATTTTGAGGTCCCATGCCCTGATATATTTCCATGTAAACATTTGAAAACAATGGTGCAGACTGTTAGTTTCCCTCTGTaactttttgtttcatatataGTGTCAAGATGGGGTAAAACTATGGCATGCTTACCCTGGATTTGTTTGCCCTGAGAGCAACTGATGGTCCTTTTCCAGATCTGTTCAGCATTGCAGAGGGGTTGCCTCCATAAGCCTACTTAGCCTATGCTCACAAGTAGGCTGTTTCCCAAATGAGGGACACTGACAagagactgaaatgaaagagaaagaagaagccagggtatttCTTCTTTCCCATTATGCTGCAGGAGGCTATTCTAGCAGTGGTGGCATCTCTTCTTTGGCTCCAGCTCCAGTGACAGACCTAGTGTGGTCCCTGATTTCACCAGGTGATCCTGGTCCCTTTGATCTTTTTGCTTCTCCAGCATAGGGGTGGTGATGGCTTCTTGGTGTTTCTAGTCTCAGGGTTAACTCACATTCCAGCATTTAGCTTCTCAGCTCCCCATCACTCTTGTAACCACTCATGCATTAAATTTCCTCTATTACATATATTTGAGGACCCAGAATAAAGTCTAGCTGAACCCTTACTCTGGACTTAATTTCTTTATATcctctttctttccaaaatatgTACTTCCTATGAAACATTTTAATCCCACCTCATCGTGTTCTTTGATAATATCTTATTTTCTATTACAGATTTTCACATAGGACAAAGCCTTAATCcaaattaatgaatttaaaatttggCTTTAGATACCTTTAAAATAATTGGAGGATATTGGTACTAgtgaatttttctctctcacttgAAATGCTGCTTGAGAAATGTACTCTGAATATTGAAAATATTGGCCCTTCTTTTGAATTAAGGTCAATGCCTTAATTACTGATTTCATGATGTTATAGATAATTCTGACATATTCATTATCTATAACCTGATCTTAACTCCACAGATTAGTATAGGAAATGGTTGACTGAAGTTAAGCTTCCTTTATCTACTGAGAATAATTGATTTGTGTGGAATAAacagatttaacaattataaacatctATTTACCAAACCCAGGGTGCCtaatatatgaaacaaacattgacagaattgaagggagaaatacatagtactacaataatagttggagatttcactACACTACTTTTAAtattgtataaaaaatgtaggcagaagatcaacaaggaaatatagaacctgaacaacactataaacaaaatacatctaacagacatttatagaacatttcacccaacaacaacagaatacacagcCAAAGGGAAGAAATTATAAGGGAAACTAGAAAATACTTAGGACATATGACTTCTAGTAATTCCACCCTTTCTATACTAAGCATCATTTATTTACAAGTTCAGTGACTTAAATTTCCTGCGATTGATCAAACACAAACAGATCTAAAGATACAAacatgttgaaagtgaaaggacaaaagttatttcatgaaaagtaatcaaaagagagctggggtggctatattaatatcatacaaaatacactttaagtcaaaagctattacaagagacaaagaaggacattatatatctataaaagggtcaattcaacaagaatatttaacaatcataaatgtatatgcatcTAACACAGGgtgccaaaatatatgaagcagacATTGACAGAATTGAGAAATAGAAAgtactacaataatagttggagacttcaatacaccacttttaaTACAGCATAGAAAATGtaggcagaagatcaacaaggaaatatagAACCTGAACAGCACTATAAACCAACTTCATCtaaaagacatttatagaatgcaacacccaacaacagcagaatacacattcttttcaagttcacACGAATCATTCTCCAGCATAGACCATAGGTTAAGGCACaagagaagtctcaataaatttaaaaatattgaaatcctaCCAAGAAACTTCTCCAAttacagtggaatgaagctattaaatcaataacagagggagaaatggaaaatttactgTATGTAGACATTAAACAGCACAACCTTTAAAAACCAATGGGAGGAAGTTATAAGGGAAATTggaaaatacatagaaatgaaataaaaagaagacagaacataccaaaacttatgggatgcagtgaaggcagtgcctagagggaaatttatagctatgaattaGAAGAGAAGGtaagatctcaaattaataacctaaaTTCACCTCTTGAGGAACTAGATAGAGGAGAACAAAGTAAATCCCaagttagcagaaggaaggaaacaattaTCATTTGAATGGAGATAAGTGAAATGGAAAATAGATaaacagttgaaagaacaaagaaaacaaaaagttggtgctttgaaaaaaatcaattaaattggcaaacctttaatTAGACtggtagataaaaataaaaaaatatgcaaatagctaaaatcagaatgaaaatgGTGATACCACTAATGATCTCACAGAAgtgaaaaggattataaaagaatactatgaataattgtataCTGACATATTAGatgatttggaaaaaaatgaaaaattataagaaatacaaaataataaataataaattgacttgagtagaaatagaaaacttcaacATATCACAATGATAGAGATAAGATAAATATTTGAagtttccaacaaagaaaagttgaAGACCAGGTGGGTTTgttggtgaattctatcaaatattttaaaaagaattaacaacaatcctTCTAAAACTCTTCGAAAtaattcaagaggagggaacacttcctaattcattcatAGGACCAGCATTACTCTGATAACAAAGCCTGGTAatgacatcacaagaaaagaaaattacagatcaagttCCCttgtgaatatatatgcaaaaataattttaaaatactaggAAACTGAATGCAACAGCATACGAAAAAAGATTatataccatgaacaagtggTATTTATCtaaggaatgcaaggatggtttaatgtacaaaaattaatataattcattttaattaaaaaaaataacaacacaggattatctcaatagatatagaaaaaaatttatctATTCTGACAAATTCCAAGACCCTTTCTTAATCAAACCACTCAGAAAAgtagaaattgaagaaaaatttctcaatttgataaaggCCATTTGTaaaaaacccacatctaacaGCAAACTCAATGGTGAAACTCTTAAAGCTTTTCCCccaagattgggaacaagataaGCATGCTTGCTTTATCTATTGCTATTTAATATtttcctggaagttctagcaagagctattaagcaagaaaaagaaataaaatttattgaaattggaaaggaagattttaaactatctctatttgtagccaacatgatcttatatatagaaaatccaaaagaatcaacaagaaaatTCTTGAAGTTAATAAACAAGTTAAACAAACTGGCAGGGTATGCAATCAACATACAATAACCATGTCCCTATActctagcaatgaacaattcaaagagaaaataaagaaagtaaTTCTACTTACAAtacattctaaaaaataaaatatctaggaataaatttaaccaaggatgtaaaagacttgtgcACTGAAAACAACTAAACACTGCTGAATGAAATTAAGACCTAATTAAGTGGAAAGATAGCCCATGCTTATGGATTAGAAGAATTTAtcttgttaagatgtcaaaactACCCAATGCCGtatacaaattcagtgcaatcccaaccaaaattccagcagcctttttttcagaaatgtaaaaaatgaCCCTGAAATACTTATGTAACTGCAGGGgcccaaaacagacaaaataattctaaagaaagaacaaaagtgtTGACTCaaattcctgatttcaaattgtactataacagttttcaaaacaatttAGAATTAgcacaaagaaagacaaacagaatGATGGAACATAAttgaagtccagaaatagacccacacatctaggTCAATTGATTTTAGACAAGGATCATAAGTACATGCAgtggggaaataatagtctcgtcaacaaatggtgctgggagaacctgatattcatatacaaaagatggaaattagacccctatctcataccatatacaaaaatcaactgaaaatggatcaaagacttaaatataagaaataagaaTGTAAAATTCCTAAAAGATAACAAAGGGGCAAGTCTTCGTGACCTgagatttggcaatggattcttagatatgacagcaGAAGTAcaagttacaaaagaaaaaacagataaatttgatttcatcaaaatttaaaacttttgggaATATCAAAGTTACTtatcaggaaaatacaaagagaatctacagtatgggagaaaatagttgcaaaccacaCATCACAAAGATGCTTAATCCAGATAAACTTTACAGTGCAACAACAAGAACACCACCAGAATCACAAACagcccagtttaaaaatgggtgaaagacttgaataaacatacctccaaagaagacatgcaaatagccaataagcatatgaatagatgctcaacttcattagcatttaggaaaatgcaagtcaaaatccCACTGAGATACCAGTTCACACCTGAAAGACGgttattaaaaatcaaacaaaactgaaaataacacttgttggagaggatgcagagaaactggaactctagtgcattattggtgggaatgtaaaatggtacagctactgtggaaagaAATATGGTGGTTCAAATTGAACTGTGAATTCAATTCGATTCTTATTAAAATTCTTATggttttatattattaaatataaaattaccatacaacccagcaattccacatctATATATACATACCTAAGTAAATGAAAACAGATTCTCAAACAGATGCtctttataaacatatataacgTATGTAGCAGCATTATGCATAATaactaaaaggtggaaacagctcaagtatccatcaacaagtcaaaggataaacaaaatatagtacatGTAGACAATGGAAAAATTTTTGGCCGTAAGAAAAAATAATGGTCTCAGACATGTTGCAATGTGGAATATCCTTGGAAACAttgtgctcagtgaaataagcaaggcacattaGAACAAATATAGTGCCATCTAGCAACAATATTATTGGAAAAGGGACATAAGAACCTTTCTAAATTTGCAGTAAGGTCTTTTCTTCAGACTTCcaaaaaatattaagtaattttaaaaactgcaacaaaataaaaatgggcagaatatttaaaatggagTGCAAGGCTTCAAATAATGGCAAGAGAAACCAGTCTTACCCTGGGTCCCCTAGAAAGCATAGCCAGGATCAAGGACCTAAGTGTTAATACTTTATTTGGGAGGTGCATGACCAGGAGCTAAGAGTGAGGTGTAAACTGGGGAGTGAGACAAGGAAACAGGGAAGCAATGTGAGGCAACATTTTCCTGTGATCTATGCCACTTCAGAGCAAGCCAAGAGGAAGCATAGAAGGTGCTCAGAGGCATATACAGAAGTGGGAGGAGTTATTTGCAAAACAACAGCCAAGAAAGAATCATTAACCCTAAGACACACAAATCTCTAAAATCATACAATAGCAAATTGTGTCATGAAAATGTGTCAGAAAAGAAAAGTGAGTGGCCAATATAACACAACCTCCTTGCTAATCagtaaaaaagcaaattaaaatagcAGCAGAACAGTTAAAATTCACAGCCATCAGATTGGTTTAAATAATACCGAACAAGACCAATTGTTTGCTCTGATACAGAAAAAGGCTATTTCTCACATATGCTACAATGAGTATAAATTTGTACAACTAGTTGGACAGCAATTTGGCAATGTTCAAAACTCACACCCAAGAATTAcagtatatataattataaaagaaactCTTGCACCTATGCACAAAACAAACAGTGCACAACCTTCCACGTTATGATGAAAATAACATTGGAAACAACCTCATTATCCCTCCCAATAGGAATTAATAAGATATTTGTGCCATATTCTTGAAAAAGATTTTATATAGCcaataaaagctttttaaaaaactaaattataTGCGTGGACATGGATAAAGCCCCCAAATGTAATGAGtgacccaaagatccaaagaatAATGCATAAGGAAATTTTAAGAATCCATAAAGCATTAATATATATAACACTTGTGAACATATTCCTCTTGATACAATTAGAAAATTGAGAGTAAAACACACCAACTTCTGGATAACAGTTGCTTTGCTGGAAGATGTGAGAGAATGGGATTGAGAAATACTACAAAAAGGAATTTCATTTGAtatgaaatatttactttttaagagAGATGCAGAGTCAAAGCAATGCTTAACCTTTAGTTTTTGGTGATGAGTCCATAGACACTTGCTATTTATGCATAtttagatatttcataatttaaaagaaaaaataaatcacatataAGTAGACATTTCTCTATTTCCTGAAAAGCTGTATGAAAACTAAATTTGATCATTCTCTAATATATCATAAATAATACTAGTCACACAtagaattaaagagaaaatactgCCTTTTGGCCAGATAATTACCTggaattccatttaaaaataataattatttagtGTACAGATTTTGAAAAAAAGTAAGTTATCAAGATGGGCAAAAAACCTATAAATGCTATAGATAtaagtattttgcatttttcctatcattaaaataaatatatatctctCAAGTTTCTCTCCCCATCTCTTTTCCTTCCCACCCTGACTTCTAAAAATGAGATATATTATATAATCCATTTAACATATTGTATACAAATTTTTAGAAACTAGTATTCTGGTAAATGCTATTTTCCATTTAACTTTCATTGAACTTACTAAAACAACCTCCCTTTATGCTAAACATCAACCCATTTCAATTCAGTCTTCCCGACTCCCACAGGCGCAGTTATAGTTTAAGGCTCCAAAGCCACATACTCCTAGGGCCAAATCTGGAACACGAGCATTCCCTTTTTGAAGAGCAGATGACTCACTTGCCTAAACCTCAGTGTAAAATGGAGGTAACTTCCTCAGAGGTTTGAAATGGGATTAGGGGTGGTGAAACAAGTTAGCCATTCAGTGTAATTACTAACCTAATTCACCTAATTAAGGGAAGATGAGTTCAGCAAGGATGATTGTGGATGGTCTGTTCAAATATTCAGTCTTCTGTattgtggatttattttttcctcaacatattttatattttttttcttattttatctcaGAATAAGGTATACACTTTTAATTctagaatttcattttctttaaaattgcatttcaaaacaATAGTAGTAGATACATCCCCTTTTTCCCCAGGAACAcctagtttttaaatgttttgatttAGGGAGAATTGAAAATCATTGAAGTATACACATATGtgtattccttttcttttattttattgttcatatttttaaaaaaatcttatgatGACTTAAATAAATAGGCATTCCTTGTTAATCATTAAGAATAAtcaatattataaaaacaaaatattattttaaatactctATCTTCAAAAGTTATCATTTTGTGGTGTGAATATTCACTTCCATCCTCATTTCCTATGCCACTACCCACCTCACACTCTCCCTTTCCTGATAGCTTGTCCTCATCAATCCTGTCATAATTAATATGTAGATACCAGGACATTTTGGagtgttgtttctttttcttaacctTGTGTGCTTTACACCATGTTTACTTCCCAACATCCAACTTAAatctcctattttttaaaaatatttcctgatcAGCCAATCATAATCATAGCCTCTTCTTTCTCTGCACTGCCATGTCATTTTCCAGGTATTAGTTAATGAGTTTATGTGAAAAAATGGGATCTTCCAAGAAATTTAAGGACACTATTATAGTTACTGATATAGTCTATTATAACCTGGGGCCTCAGGATTATCTTGGAAGTCATAAGCAGAACAATCTGCTTGGAGGGATGTGTGAAGTAGGGTGGGAGGATTTAAGAAGTAGTTGAATGTTTATCATAGAGATGGAAGAGACAAGCAATAGGAGAGCAACAAATTTCTGGGCAGAACAGAAAGTCTACTTGAAGTTAAAAGAGACCAGGCATTTTTAATGGCCGGAGTCAATATATTTGTATTAATATCTATCTCCAACAGCACTCAGTTGTCCACAGATAGTGAGGAAGGAGGCCCTGTTGAAATGTTCCAGACCTCCAGTGGTTTGCAGGGCAGATGTAAGGGAAGTACAAGGTGACAGGAAGTTTAGTTATAGCAAAAAGAATTTGAAGTTATGAACTGACAAGAGACgtatataaacatacacacatacctatATGAATGTATATGATTAGCTATATTAGATTAGACATATATTAGATTATTGATGGAAATTTAACAAGAACATGGGGGAAGTGAGAAAACAACACAACACTGGGAAGTTATGAGAACAGAAGTTAAATATCTTTGCAGTTTTGCCTGGATCTGAACTATGCTGAAAGATCAGAGAAGCAGAAGTATCTCATTCAGAATGAGCTCCTGGGATGATTCATCTTTGGACAGTGAGGAGCCTTatgttaatttccattttggGAGAAATGTGTCCCTGGGATTTCCCTGGATTCAATGTCCTATGCCCTCTCCCAGTCCCACCTGACTTGTTAATCCTCAGGGACCTCAACTAAAATAACAGCCACTCCAGCCAGCACAGGAGTGTTAGACACTGATTGTCACTTTCAGGTAATAACAATTGGAACCCCATGGCTTATACTCCATTTTCTTATACAAATGAAGTTACAAGTGcacaaaagaaagctggaaaacATGCTCCCTTTCagcttattcatttctttttatgtctctATTTTATACCTGCACCAAGGTGATTAGCCATGCTTTCAACCCTTAACTTTTAACGGTAAACTGAGATGCTGGTTTAAAGTGATGTTCCTGTGGGAGACAAGACAAAATATGGCTCATTCAACTGGGATGGGTAAGGTGGCAATCTGCAGGCagcattcaagaaaataaaatcacaatgaTGTGGGTCTGGCTACATCTTATTCCttggataaaagaaaaattagtacTTTTTAGGGTGACATAGCTAAATGCATAGGAATTGACCTTGAATGAGAGAATGGGAaagctgttgtgtgtgtgtatttgtgtttgtgtacatgcatatgtgtgtataattGTGACtgcatttattaaaacaaaaaatattatatCTGCTGTTTTGTTACTTAGAAGGCATTTCATATTCTCTTTTACTAATTTTGTTCCTCTTGCCCTATTTTGAGAGAGAACATAGTGACTTCCTGTCATTGCAAGATGCCCAGATCTCACTAAGTCCTCCTTTGACATCATTTAATTTCCACCAGGTTCTGGTGAGTATCACTTTTACATGATAATTCCAAATAATATGGAATCAATTATTGAAAATTACTTAATATATTTGACTTCCATGATTATTTTTCATAAGAAGTAATGAAACAATTTCATGATATGAAATGATATTAGGAAGAATTTTAAGTCCTAAATGACTTTTGCTGATGACAAGGAGAAACTGCCTATTTGTCCTAAATATGAGGTACATTTTTAGTCTTTGTGTAATGCTTTCTGTCAGACGATATATTTATAAACACATGCATATGCAGGGActgtttagattttttaaaaaaccattaaaAATCTTGGCTCTTTAATCTTCTAGAAGATAAAAATATCTACATTGCTTTGATGCACATGGAAGCAGTTGCATTCACCCCTCTGAAGAGAGCTCCTTTCCCTGATCTTCATTCCCTCCATGAAGATTCATAAATCTCATCACTCAGAGTAGTAGAACAGAAGGCTGGCTCCTTTCCCTGATACCTCACACCAAAGAGTGAAAGGAGGTTGGTTCTGAGTGCATTGCATGAATTTCCACTAGTAATAATCTAGTGGCCTAAGTGAGTTAACTCATCCTTAAAGGAAATATGTTTTTTCAATTGTGTGTGCAAAATGATTAAACATTTATATACAGATGTTAATATCATTACTTTTAATAGCCAAATTTGTGCCATGttataggaaaataaaatctcTATAATCTCCAGAAGCTGGCTACCCTTCATTTAATGAAAGTCCTTGAAAATCATATAATGAAAGTCCTTGGAAAAATATTGCCCACACCAAAATTTGCAGTTGAAGAATGGAAATGTTTACTtatattatttatacatattaAACATCTATATTACTGAGTTTCCAGCATGTAATCTGAAGGATTTGCCATAagatatatattaattaaatgtattttattcctcttatttttttctctttctcttctttaattatttgtatGATAAATTTTATCTCAGCTTTTAATGGTTATCTCTCAGGAAAACTGCTTTAACAATTagcctccacatcctctctgtaTAGTCTTCTGCTTAACATCATCTGCTAAGTTTCTGCCAAAATTTATTCCACATGACACTGTAATTTCTTTTCAGGTCAGTGTTTCAAagagttattttgaaagttgattctGTGACCAGTGGCCAACATATTTCCCTCTCTCAAAATTCTTaatgcttttctctcttttctgaacAGGGTAATGGGGATAACCAATAGCAGTGTCAGTGGACAGTTCATCCTGGTGGGCTTCTCTGACCAACCCCAGCTGGAAAAGATACTCTTTGTGGTTGTTTTGGTGTCCTATCTCCTTACACTTGGGGGAAATACACTCATTATTCTGATCTCCTCCATAGATCCCAAGCTCAGaacccccatgtactttttcctcactCACCTCTCCCTGGTTGATATCTGCTTTACCACCAGCATTGTCCCCCAGCTGCTGTGGAACCTCAGGGGACCAGCCAAGACCATCACATCCTTGGGCTGTGCAGTCCAGCTCTACACCTCCCTGGCACTGGGCTCCACTGAGTGTGTTCTCCTAGCTGTAATGGCTTTTGATCGTTATGCTGCTGTTTGCAAACCCCTCCACTATGCCTCTGTGATGAACCCACGGTTATGCTATGCTTTGTCAGGGGTTGCATGGCTGAGTGGACTAGGAAACACTCTCATCTCAGGCACTGTCACCCTCTGGCTGCCTCGCTGTGGACACAGGAGACTCCATCATTTCTTCTGTGAGGTGCCCTCCATGATCAAGCTTGCATGTGTGGACATCCATGCCATCGAGATCCAGATATTTGTTACTTCACTGGTCTTGCTGCTCCTGCCCTTAGCCCTGATATTGATGTCCTATGGACATATAGCCAAGGCAGTCTTGAGGATCAGATCAATCCAGGCCTGGCGCAAGTCCCTGGGAACATGTGGTTCTCACCTGACGGTGGTGACCCTCTTCTATGGGACCATCATAGCTGTCTACATCCAGCCCAACAGCTCCTATGCCCACATTCATGGGAAATTCATCTCCCTCTTCTATACGGTACTGACACCGACCCTCAATCCTCTCATCTACACGCTGAGGAATAAAGATGTGAAAGGAGCACTGGGAAGACTATTTCACAGAGAACTAAGCTCATAAAACGTGATGCAGAGTACACACAGTGGTCCATTTGATGGCAAAAAAGGAACTCTGAAAATCTTCTGTGTATTCTTTCACTCAAGAAATTTACCAGCCTATACGGAAGAAATGGATGCACTTTTCAGTCTGCATTGTTGTATTACACTTGACCTGAGAAATATGTGTTCTCTCCAATCTCTTTTTCAGGCTTCTTTTGAGCCCTATGTTAGGCAATATTCCCCACATCTTTTAACTGTCAATTaaatcatttctgtttcttcctgtcCCTTACTTCTTGCATTTTTCTCCagccttccttgttttttttctgtccttacttttcatcttttctttcttttattccttcctttctctccattG includes the following:
- the LOC119539887 gene encoding olfactory receptor 2G3-like, giving the protein MGITNSSVSGQFILVGFSDQPQLEKILFVVVLVSYLLTLGGNTLIILISSIDPKLRTPMYFFLTHLSLVDICFTTSIVPQLLWNLRGPAKTITSLGCAVQLYTSLALGSTECVLLAVMAFDRYAAVCKPLHYASVMNPRLCYALSGVAWLSGLGNTLISGTVTLWLPRCGHRRLHHFFCEVPSMIKLACVDIHAIEIQIFVTSLVLLLLPLALILMSYGHIAKAVLRIRSIQAWRKSLGTCGSHLTVVTLFYGTIIAVYIQPNSSYAHIHGKFISLFYTVLTPTLNPLIYTLRNKDVKGALGRLFHRELSS